The Solanum pennellii chromosome 11, SPENNV200 genome contains a region encoding:
- the LOC107003899 gene encoding pentatricopeptide repeat-containing protein At1g31430-like: MPEPDVVSWNVVIDDFVKNGCFDEVLAAVNQMCLNGVEPNAVTLLVLVSFSLKMGDFGLAEKLFDTMKMKTVFSWTSLLDGFIQKGELQRAVVVFNLMPKDTTAWNVMLTGYSEAGDMSSAEAIFRAMPDRDLVSWNSMILGYTQNKMYMKSLELLREMLGFGLRPDRITFVGLFSVCGYAGVLHIGEAIHSFMEKQNVKEEEVEVALLDMYSKCGDPEKALTVFYTIRRRKSVLAWSNMIVGIAMNGLANEALVLFYSH; the protein is encoded by the exons ATGCCTGAACCAGATGTAGTTTCATGGAATGTGgttattgatgattttgttaAAAATGGTTGTTTTGATGAGGTTTTGGCTGCTGTTAACCAGATGTGTTTGAACGGGGTTGAGCCTAACGCGGTTACACTTCTTGTACTTGTTTCGTTTTCTTTGAAAATGGGAGATTTTGGTTTAG CTGAGAAGTTGTTTGATACGATGAAGATGAAGACGGTTTTCTCATGGACTTCACTTCTTGATGGTTTTATACAAAAGGGTGAACTACAAAGAGCCGTGGTTGTTTTCAATCTAATGCCTAAGGATACTACTGCTTGGAATGTCATGCTCACCGGGTATTCTGAGGCAGGTGATATGAGTTCAGCAGAGGCTATCTTTCGAGCAATGCCAGATCGAGATTTAGTCTCATGGAACTCTATGATTCTTGGTTATACTCAGAACAAGATGTATATGAAGTCCTTAGAGTTGTTAAGAGAAATGCTGGGGTTTGGATTGAGACCTGATCGTATAACGTTTGTTGGGTTGTTTTCAGTTTGTGGATATGCAGGTGTACTGCATATCGGTGAAGCTATCCACTCGTTCATGGAGAAACAGAACGTAAAGGAGGAAGAAGTCGAGGTAGCTTTATTGGATATGTACAGCAAGTGTGGTGATCCTGAGAAAGCTCTTACAGTATTTTACACGATACGAAGAAGAAAATCAGTGTTGGCTTGGAGTAACATGATCGTTGGAATAGCGATGAATGGTCTTGCAAATGAAGCTCTTGTGTTGTTTTATtctcattaa
- the LOC107003520 gene encoding LOB domain-containing protein 4-like, whose product MKESGRKQGAASPCAACKLLRRRCAQDCVFAPFFPADEPHKFASVHKVFGASNVNKMLQELPEHQRGDAVSSMVYEANARVRDPVYGCVGAISSLQQQIDHLQSQLAIAQAEVVHMRMRQFSSISGGGTAGNSPENVSPSSRHTQTQPTMSLFTMDMVVDQANIGESLWSC is encoded by the exons ATGAAGGAGAGTGGTAGGAAACAAGGTGCAGCTTCTCCATGTGCAGCTTGTAAGTTGCTAAGGAGAAGATGTGCACAAGATTGTGTTTTTGCTCCTTTTTTTCCAGCTGATGAACCACACAAGTTTGCAAGTGTGCATAAGGTCTTTGGTGCTAGCAATGTCAACAAGATGCTTCAG GAGTTACCCGAGCATCAAAGGGGGGATGCAGTGAGTTCAATGGTGTATGAGGCTAATGCTAGAGTAAGGGATCCAGTTTATGGTTGTGTTGGAGCTATATCATCTTTGCAGCAACAAATTGACCATCTACAATCACAATTGGCAATTGCACAAGCTGAAGTAGTACACATGAGGATGCGACAATTCTCGTCCATATCTGGTGGTGGTACAGCCGGGAACTCACCAGAAAACGTGTCGCCATCGTCTCGACACACTCAAACTCAGCCAACCATGTCCCTTTTTACCATGGACATGGTGGTAGATCAAGCTAATATAGGAGAGTCATTATGGTCATGCTAG